A single genomic interval of Osmia lignaria lignaria isolate PbOS001 chromosome 9, iyOsmLign1, whole genome shotgun sequence harbors:
- the LOC117603545 gene encoding uncharacterized protein LOC117603545, with protein sequence MEEGDNLLENIQEAFLSLNKSYLEQGASLADLKSIGIKNDAKHKRSFYFHYVCSKKVLLAIFTPIFCSVFFKYLYIDVMKSIRETRCLIPNNYFIWEFTRPISNCDYCRGITSALILPNLTREEFKRYAYSSRPMVIKNAASHWPASKVFSWKFFKDLYENIDGAYDSVDECQFLHFKSNLTNLHDVFAMSEERALQLNGKDPWYVGWKNCNLQVLDAMKKYYSLPHFLPEDVEVPYSNYVFLGYEEGAIMHLDYISRLMWQGQIIGNKSWTVAPTPECDNVCTRFNFTVYAGDIVLLDTRIWYHGTYVKDGSFSFTVTSEYG encoded by the exons ATGGAAGAAGGTGATAACCTGTTAGAAAATATACAAGAAGCTTTCTTATCTTTAAATAAGAGTTATCTGGAACAAGGTGCATCACTAGCAGATCTGAAATCAATTGGCATAAAAAATGATGCAAAACATAAGAGaagtttttattttcattatgtaTGTTCCAAGAAAGTACTGCTTGCCATTTTTACACCAATATTTTGTAgcgtattttttaaatacctgTACATTGATGTAATGAAAAGTATTCGCGAAACAAGATGCTTAATACCTAACAATTATTTCATATGGGAGTTTACAAGACCAATATCAAATTGTGATTATTGTCGTGGTATTACTTCAGCTTTGATCTTGCCAAATTTAACTAGAGAAGAATTTAAGCGATACGCTTATTCTTCTAGGCCTATGGTGATAAAAAATGCTGCAAGTCATTGGCCAGCTTCGAAGGTATTTagctggaaatttttcaaagatttatatgaaaatattgATGGTGCTTATGATTCAGTAGATGAATGTCAGTTTTTACATTTCAAAAGTAATCTCACTAATTTACATGATGTTTTTGCAATGAGCGAAGAAAGAGCCTTGCAACTTAATGGAAAAGATCCCTGGTATGTTGGTTGGAAAAACTGCAACCTTCAGGTTTTGGATgcgatgaaaaaatattatagtctACCTCATTTTTTGCCAGAAGATGTAGAAGTACCTTATTCCAATTATGTTTTTTTGGGATACGAAGAAGGTGCTATCATGCAT CTGGATTACATCTCACGTCTCATGTGGCAAGGACAAATTATAGGCAATAAAAGTTGGACTGTTGCTCCGACACCAGAATGTGATAATGTTTGCACACGTTTTAATTTTACTGTTTATGCTGGAGACATTGTTCTTTTAGATACAAGAATTTGGTATCATGGCACTTACGTTAAAGATGGAAGCTTCAGTTTCACAGTCACCTCTGAATACGGGTAA